CGGTGGCGCACGATGATCAGTACGGCCAAGGCGACGAGGAAGGCCATCAACCAGGCGTCTGCCACGAAGAACAGACCGCACACCGGCAGAGCCACCCCAAAGGCCAGGGACGCCAGCGACACGTAGCGCGTCGTGTAGAAGATAACAACCCAGGTCACGATGCCGATGAGCAGGACCAGCGGCGCAAGCGCGAGCAGACCGCCCATGGTGGTGGCGACGCCCTTGCCGCCCTTGAAGCCGAGGAAGAGCGAAAAGCTGTGCCCGAGGATAGCGGCAATGAGGCCGATGATCCCGAGGTGGACCGGCTCGCTCGCCCCGATAAAGGGCAGCATCGGCCAGCCCGCCGCCACCAGCCCCTTCAGGAAGTCTAACGCGAAGCACAGGTTCCCGGCACGCTTGCCGAGGACACGCTTCACATTCGTAGCGCCCGGATTACAGCTACCCTCTTTCAGGATATCGACGCCCATCCGCCGTGCGATGAGCACTGCGAAGGACACCGAGCCGATGAGGTAGCCGACGAGGGCAACTCCGATAACTTCGATCAGGTTGGGCATGGTGGATGCGGGGGCGCTGTAGCCGAAAATGGACTACAGCTCGATAATGCGGAACTTGAGGATCGCCTCGTGCTTGATGATCTCGGCCTGCGCCTTTTCGGAGGGCACGCTGTCGAGCTCAAACACGCTGATCGCCCAGCCCTCGCCGCTATCGCGGCTCATGGACATATTGGCGATGTTGACGCCGTCCTTGCCCAGCTCGGTGCCGAGGAAGCCGACGATACCGGGCACGTCCTTGTTCTTGAAGACGAGGAGAATACCCTTGGTGTTGACCTCCACGCGGTGGCCGTCGATGGCGACGATGCGCGGGCTCTTACCGATGAGGGTACCGGAGGCGGTGCGGGTCTTACCGTCAGCGCAGACAGCCTGGACCTCGACCAGCTCGGTGTACTCGGCCTCCTGGTTGCTCTTGATGGTCTCCAGCTCGATGCCGAGTTCCTTGAGCTTCTTGGGCACGTTGACGTCGTTGACGTGGTCGGAAATCTTGGCGAGGAACCCACGCAGCACGGCCCGGTCGAGCGGGAGCGTGTCGAGGGAGTTCATCTTACCGGTGTAGGTGACGCGAAGCTTGAGCACTTCGGGCGGAGCGAGCTGCTGCACAAAGCTGCCGAGGGCCTGACCGAGGTCGAGGTACGGCTTGAGCACTTCGAGGCTCTTGGCGTCCACGGAGGGCATGTTGATGGCGTTGCGGACCATCCCACCACTGAGGGCCTCAGCGATCTGGTGGGCGATCTCCACACCGACGCTTTCCTGCGCTTCCTTCGTGGAGGCACCGAGGTGCGGGGTGAGCACGACCTTGTCGAGGCTGCGCAGTTCGCTGTCCTCGGCGAGAGGTTC
This genomic interval from Ruficoccus sp. ZRK36 contains the following:
- the plsY gene encoding glycerol-3-phosphate 1-O-acyltransferase PlsY codes for the protein MPNLIEVIGVALVGYLIGSVSFAVLIARRMGVDILKEGSCNPGATNVKRVLGKRAGNLCFALDFLKGLVAAGWPMLPFIGASEPVHLGIIGLIAAILGHSFSLFLGFKGGKGVATTMGGLLALAPLVLLIGIVTWVVIFYTTRYVSLASLAFGVALPVCGLFFVADAWLMAFLVALAVLIIVRHRSNIQRLLNGTENRFTKK
- the serA gene encoding phosphoglycerate dehydrogenase — protein: MKILVADKISPIGIEFLKQQPGFEVVVAWDAIADWKAAPEQVKSLIGDVDGVAVRSETKISSEIIAAAPKLKVVGRAGVGVDNIDIEAATERGIIVMNTPGGNTIATAELTFTHMLSGTRPIAQACASMKAGRWDRKLYSGYELNGKTLGVCGLGRIGAEVAKRAIAFNMTVLAFDPYLTQSRADALGIKKVELDEVFTQSDYITVHMPLTADTKHMIDEAAFAKMKDGVRVFNVARGGIIKESALIEAVKSGKVAAAGLDVYEGEPLAEDSELRSLDKVVLTPHLGASTKEAQESVGVEIAHQIAEALSGGMVRNAINMPSVDAKSLEVLKPYLDLGQALGSFVQQLAPPEVLKLRVTYTGKMNSLDTLPLDRAVLRGFLAKISDHVNDVNVPKKLKELGIELETIKSNQEAEYTELVEVQAVCADGKTRTASGTLIGKSPRIVAIDGHRVEVNTKGILLVFKNKDVPGIVGFLGTELGKDGVNIANMSMSRDSGEGWAISVFELDSVPSEKAQAEIIKHEAILKFRIIEL